In one Pseudomonas purpurea genomic region, the following are encoded:
- a CDS encoding HAD family hydrolase: MALAIFDLDETLIHGDCATLWSEQMGRLGWVDPESFMRRNNELMDAYSHGKLAMEDFMAFSLEPLIGRTPEEVEHLVGPWVEDFIEPIIFSDATRTIAAHRKAGDRILVISASGTHLVGPIAERLGIDEMLGIELEVAHGVYSGNTVGTLTYREGKITRLLEWLDAEEENLEGASFYSDSRNDLPLLLKVDFPHVVNPDPVLLEHAEKAGWPIHHWK, from the coding sequence ATGGCCCTGGCAATTTTTGATCTGGACGAAACCCTGATCCACGGCGACTGCGCCACCCTCTGGAGTGAACAGATGGGCCGCTTGGGCTGGGTCGACCCCGAGTCCTTCATGCGTCGCAACAACGAACTGATGGACGCCTACAGCCACGGCAAACTGGCCATGGAAGACTTTATGGCCTTCAGCCTGGAACCCTTGATCGGCCGTACACCGGAAGAGGTCGAACACCTGGTCGGCCCGTGGGTCGAGGACTTCATCGAGCCGATCATCTTCAGCGACGCCACCAGAACCATCGCGGCCCACCGCAAGGCCGGCGACCGGATTCTGGTGATCTCGGCCTCGGGCACCCACCTGGTCGGCCCGATTGCCGAACGCCTGGGCATCGACGAAATGCTCGGCATCGAACTGGAAGTGGCTCACGGGGTGTACAGCGGCAACACCGTCGGCACCCTGACCTACCGCGAAGGCAAGATCACCCGGCTACTGGAGTGGCTGGACGCCGAAGAGGAGAACCTGGAAGGCGCGAGTTTCTATTCGGACTCACGCAATGACTTGCCGTTACTGCTGAAGGTTGATTTCCCGCACGTGGTGAATCCCGATCCGGTCCTGCTCGAACATGCTGAAAAAGCAGGCTGGCCAATCCATCACTGGAAATAG
- a CDS encoding zinc-binding dehydrogenase, producing MKALQGVEGHVEWVEEPSPACDAGQVRIRVAAAGLNRADLLQRAGLYPAPPGASQVLGLECSGVISEVGPGSSWQVGDRVCALLAGGGMAEEVVVDGRHVLPVPEGLSLVEAAALPEVYSTAWLNLFQLAALKPGEKVLLHAGASGVGSAAIQLCKAFGNPCWVSVGSADRLAYCEALGAQGGVVRTDGLESLTDLGPFDVILDPVGGNYSTLNLKLLARDGRWVLIGLMGGREAKLDLAQVLAKRIQLLGSTLRSRDDQFKADVFSDLNQHVWPLFAEGRLSPQLARTFPIKDAEAAFAELATNQVSGKLVLVIDETLA from the coding sequence GTGAAGGCATTGCAAGGCGTTGAAGGTCATGTGGAGTGGGTTGAAGAGCCGAGTCCTGCGTGCGATGCAGGGCAAGTTCGCATTCGAGTGGCGGCGGCTGGCCTCAATCGTGCCGACTTACTACAGCGGGCAGGGCTTTACCCTGCACCTCCCGGCGCCAGTCAGGTGTTGGGGCTTGAATGTTCCGGGGTGATCAGCGAGGTCGGGCCGGGTTCGTCGTGGCAGGTCGGTGATCGCGTCTGCGCCTTGCTGGCGGGCGGCGGCATGGCCGAAGAAGTGGTGGTCGACGGGCGGCACGTGTTGCCGGTGCCGGAAGGTTTGTCACTGGTCGAAGCGGCAGCCTTGCCCGAGGTGTACAGCACGGCGTGGCTGAACCTGTTTCAGCTGGCGGCGCTCAAGCCCGGTGAAAAAGTGTTACTGCATGCTGGCGCCAGCGGCGTGGGTTCTGCAGCGATCCAGTTGTGCAAGGCGTTCGGTAACCCGTGCTGGGTGAGCGTCGGCTCGGCGGATCGGCTGGCCTACTGCGAAGCGCTCGGCGCCCAGGGGGGCGTGGTGCGTACCGATGGCCTGGAAAGCCTGACGGATCTGGGGCCTTTCGATGTGATTCTCGACCCGGTTGGCGGCAACTACTCGACCCTGAACCTCAAGCTGCTGGCGCGCGATGGGCGTTGGGTATTGATCGGTCTGATGGGCGGACGCGAAGCGAAACTGGACTTGGCGCAGGTGCTGGCCAAGCGCATTCAGTTGCTGGGCTCGACGTTGCGCAGCCGTGACGATCAGTTCAAGGCCGATGTGTTCAGCGATCTGAATCAGCACGTCTGGCCGCTGTTTGCCGAAGGACGCCTGAGCCCGCAGTTGGCCAGGACATTCCCGATCAAGGATGCCGAGGCTGCGTTTGCCGAGCTGGCGACCAATCAGGTGTCGGGCAAACTGGTGTTGGTGATTGACGAGACGCTGGCCTAG
- a CDS encoding carboxy terminal-processing peptidase codes for MKHLFPSTALALFIGLGTLSLPSHSFAANSWDKLQPDRDEVIASLNVVELLKRHHYSKPPLDDARSVIIYDSYLKLLDPSRSYFMASDIAEFDKWKTQFDDFLKSGDLNAGFIIYKRYLDRVKARLEFALVELNKGVDKIDFNTKETLLIDRKDAPWLKTNAELDDLWRKRVKDEVLRMKIAGKEPKQIQETLTKRYKNQLARLDQTRAEDIFQAYINTFAMSYDPHTNYLSPDNAENFDINMSLSLEGIGAVLQSDNDQVKVVRLVPAGPADKTKQVAPADKIIGVAQADKEMVDVVGWRLDEVVKLIRGPKGTVVRLEVIPASNAPNDQTSKIVSITREAVKLEDQAVKKSILNLKQEGKDYKLGVIEIPAFYLDFKAFRAGDPDYKSTTRDVKKLLTELQKDKVDGVVIDLRNNGGGSLQEATELTSLFIDKGPTVLVRNADGRVDVLEDESPGAFYKGPMVLLVNRLSASASEIFAGAMQDYHRALIIGGQTFGKGTVQTIQPLNHGELKLTLAKFYRVSGQSTQHQGVLPDIDYPSIIDTKEIGESALPEAMPWDTIRPAIKPAIDPFKPYIAQLKAEHDARSAKDAEFVFIRDKLALAQKLMAEKTVSLNEAERRAQHADIEAKQLAMENIRRKAKGEEPLKELKKEDEDAIAAEPDKTKPEDDAYLSETGRILLDYLKLNSAVASNKK; via the coding sequence ATGAAGCATTTGTTCCCCAGCACCGCACTCGCTCTATTTATTGGCCTCGGCACCTTGTCGCTGCCGAGTCATTCGTTCGCAGCCAATAGCTGGGACAAGCTTCAGCCTGATCGTGACGAGGTGATTGCCAGCCTTAACGTCGTCGAATTGCTCAAGCGCCACCACTACAGCAAACCACCGCTGGATGATGCCCGCTCGGTGATCATCTACGACAGCTACCTGAAACTGCTGGACCCTTCGCGCAGCTACTTCATGGCCAGCGACATTGCCGAATTCGACAAATGGAAAACCCAATTTGACGACTTCCTCAAGAGCGGCGACCTGAACGCAGGCTTCATCATCTACAAACGCTACCTGGACCGCGTCAAGGCGCGTCTGGAGTTCGCCCTGGTCGAACTGAACAAGGGCGTCGACAAAATCGACTTCAACACCAAGGAAACCTTGCTGATCGATCGCAAGGACGCTCCGTGGCTCAAAACCAACGCAGAGCTGGACGACCTGTGGCGCAAACGCGTCAAGGACGAAGTCCTGCGCATGAAGATCGCCGGCAAAGAGCCCAAACAGATTCAGGAAACGCTGACCAAGCGCTACAAGAATCAGCTCGCGCGCCTGGATCAGACCCGTGCCGAAGACATCTTCCAGGCGTACATCAACACCTTCGCCATGTCCTACGATCCGCACACCAATTATCTGTCGCCAGATAACGCGGAAAACTTCGACATCAACATGAGCCTGTCGCTGGAAGGCATCGGCGCCGTGTTGCAGAGCGATAACGACCAGGTGAAAGTCGTGCGCCTGGTGCCGGCAGGCCCGGCGGACAAGACCAAGCAAGTGGCTCCGGCCGACAAGATTATCGGCGTGGCCCAGGCCGACAAGGAAATGGTCGACGTGGTCGGCTGGCGCCTGGACGAAGTGGTCAAGCTGATCCGTGGGCCGAAAGGCACCGTGGTGCGCCTGGAAGTCATCCCGGCCAGCAATGCACCGAACGACCAGACCAGCAAAATCGTCTCCATCACCCGCGAAGCCGTGAAGCTTGAAGATCAGGCGGTGAAGAAGTCGATCCTCAACCTGAAACAGGAAGGCAAGGACTACAAGCTCGGGGTGATCGAGATCCCGGCCTTCTACCTCGACTTCAAGGCGTTCCGTGCAGGTGATCCGGATTACAAGAGCACCACCCGCGACGTCAAGAAACTGCTGACCGAACTGCAAAAAGACAAAGTCGACGGCGTGGTCATCGACCTGCGCAACAACGGCGGCGGCTCCTTGCAGGAAGCCACCGAACTGACCAGCCTGTTCATCGACAAAGGTCCGACCGTGCTGGTGCGCAATGCCGACGGCCGGGTCGATGTGCTCGAAGACGAAAGCCCGGGCGCGTTCTACAAGGGCCCGATGGTGCTGCTGGTCAACCGCTTGTCCGCCTCGGCTTCGGAGATCTTTGCCGGCGCCATGCAGGACTACCACCGCGCCTTGATCATCGGTGGCCAAACCTTCGGCAAAGGCACCGTGCAGACCATCCAGCCGTTGAACCATGGCGAGCTGAAACTGACCCTGGCCAAGTTCTACCGGGTTTCCGGGCAGAGCACCCAGCATCAGGGCGTGCTGCCAGACATCGACTACCCGTCGATCATCGACACCAAGGAAATCGGCGAAAGCGCCCTGCCTGAAGCCATGCCGTGGGACACCATCCGTCCTGCGATCAAGCCGGCCATCGACCCGTTCAAGCCATACATTGCACAGCTCAAAGCCGAACATGACGCTCGCAGCGCCAAGGATGCAGAGTTTGTGTTCATCCGCGACAAACTGGCACTGGCCCAGAAGCTGATGGCGGAAAAAACCGTCAGCCTCAACGAAGCCGAGCGCCGTGCGCAACACGCCGACATCGAAGCCAAGCAACTGGCGATGGAAAACATCCGCCGCAAGGCCAAGGGCGAAGAACCGCTCAAGGAACTGAAGAAAGAAGACGAAGACGCTATCGCCGCCGAGCCGGACAAAACCAAGCCAGAAGACGATGCCTACCTGAGCGAGACCGGGCGGATTCTGCTGGACTACTTGAAATTGAACAGCGCGGTCGCCAGCAACAAGAAGTGA